Proteins encoded within one genomic window of Actinoplanes octamycinicus:
- a CDS encoding nuclear transport factor 2 family protein — MKAFRQAVEARDIAAIEALLADDVVFVSPVAFQPYPGKAMTVAILRGVLRVFEDFRYVSELAGADERDHALVFETRVGGKDLTGCDFIHLDDDGLIDRLMVMVRPLSGAQALAEAMNAQFDQIRDEAAQG; from the coding sequence ATGAAGGCATTCCGGCAGGCGGTCGAGGCCCGTGACATCGCCGCGATCGAGGCACTGCTCGCCGACGACGTGGTCTTCGTCAGCCCGGTGGCGTTCCAGCCCTATCCGGGCAAGGCGATGACCGTGGCGATCCTGCGCGGGGTGCTGCGCGTCTTCGAGGATTTCCGGTACGTCAGTGAGCTGGCCGGCGCGGACGAGCGGGATCACGCCCTGGTGTTCGAGACCAGGGTCGGCGGCAAGGACCTCACCGGCTGTGACTTCATCCACCTCGACGACGACGGCCTGATCGACCGGCTGATGGTGATGGTCCGGCCACTGTCCGGGGCGCAGGCGCTGGCCGAGGCGATGAACGCCCAGTTCGACCAGATCCGCGACGAGGCGGCTCAGGGCTGA
- a CDS encoding ankyrin repeat domain-containing protein, with product MFDLARSGGTEELAGNLTAGLPANLTNDKGDTLLILAAYHNQVGTVRALLEHGADPNRVNDRGQTALSAAVFRQNPDTVQALLAAGADPDGGTPSAVATADYFKLPEMAALLGPH from the coding sequence ATGTTCGACCTGGCCCGTTCCGGCGGCACCGAGGAGCTGGCCGGTAACCTCACGGCGGGCCTGCCGGCCAACCTGACCAACGACAAGGGCGACACGCTGCTGATCCTCGCGGCGTACCACAATCAGGTCGGCACGGTACGCGCCCTGCTGGAGCACGGCGCCGACCCCAACCGGGTCAACGACCGGGGCCAGACCGCGCTGTCGGCCGCGGTCTTCCGGCAGAACCCGGACACGGTCCAGGCGCTGCTGGCCGCCGGCGCCGACCCGGACGGCGGAACACCCTCGGCGGTGGCCACGGCGGATTACTTCAAGCTGCCCGAGATGGCCGCGCTGCTGGGTCCTCACTAG
- a CDS encoding alpha/beta hydrolase family esterase, giving the protein MARHEWRVARAVAATAAAMAALACSSTDRPGPSPALPSALPSSGTATVEVAGRPVTVHVPESYDPARPAPLVVALHGYTSDAAELEGYLRLTPESDRRGFVYAYPDGSADDRGERYWNATDACCAFGSPQPDDSGYLSGLISTIQATYRIDRARVYLIGHSNGAFMAFRMACDHADQVTAIVALNGASWNDATRCRPSVPVSVLAIHSSADETVAFEGGQINGVAYPSAATTVSQWLSYDRCVPAGRDTAPLDLVTDLPGSETAVRSYDQGCAGGSAVREWTIGGGTHVPQLTPGFAPAVTDFLLSRVKPAR; this is encoded by the coding sequence ATGGCTCGGCACGAGTGGCGGGTGGCTCGGGCGGTGGCCGCCACGGCAGCGGCCATGGCGGCGCTGGCCTGCAGTTCCACGGATCGTCCCGGCCCATCGCCGGCCCTGCCGTCGGCGCTGCCGTCGAGCGGCACCGCCACCGTGGAGGTGGCCGGCCGGCCGGTCACCGTGCACGTCCCGGAGTCCTACGATCCGGCCCGGCCGGCGCCGCTGGTCGTCGCGTTGCACGGCTACACGTCCGACGCGGCGGAGCTGGAGGGATACCTACGGCTGACGCCCGAGTCGGACCGGCGGGGCTTCGTCTACGCCTACCCGGACGGGTCGGCCGACGATCGCGGTGAACGGTACTGGAACGCCACCGACGCGTGCTGCGCCTTCGGCAGCCCGCAGCCCGACGACTCGGGCTACCTCAGCGGGCTGATCTCCACGATCCAGGCCACCTACCGGATCGATCGTGCGCGCGTCTACCTGATCGGACACTCGAACGGCGCGTTCATGGCGTTCCGGATGGCCTGCGATCACGCCGACCAGGTCACCGCGATCGTCGCGTTGAACGGCGCGAGTTGGAACGACGCCACCCGCTGCCGGCCGTCCGTACCGGTGAGCGTGCTGGCGATCCACAGCAGCGCCGACGAGACCGTCGCCTTCGAGGGCGGCCAGATCAACGGCGTCGCCTACCCCTCGGCGGCCACCACGGTCAGCCAATGGCTGAGTTATGACCGATGTGTTCCAGCGGGCCGCGACACCGCACCACTCGACCTGGTCACCGATCTGCCGGGGTCCGAAACCGCGGTGCGCTCCTACGATCAGGGGTGCGCCGGTGGCTCGGCCGTGCGGGAATGGACCATCGGCGGCGGCACGCATGTGCCCCAGCTGACTCCCGGTTTCGCTCCGGCGGTGACGGACTTCCTGCTCTCCCGGGTCAAACCCGCCCGGTGA
- a CDS encoding helix-turn-helix transcriptional regulator — MISTSIRLLQLVSLLSTRSTWTSRELAERMAITDRTVRRDIARLRELGYGIESDPGPWGGYRLSGGTRLPPLILDDEEALAVAVALREAAFSGVLGSGQAAMSALLKLRQVLPSPVAGRLADMDATFVHAPRPEGGQISPGVLLELALACRRGERTRLSYRDHAGNDTVRDVDPYRLVRTGRRWYFVARDVSREQWRTFRADRVVRVELTGHAVEVVDPPDAALLVSQGIAGVVYPLYVTIRLPHPMDQALLLVPPTIGTHRPDGPDATIVEIGGNDADKLATYLLGLGTTLQVLSPDRVREALLRRTRDLFEENVGGQPQ; from the coding sequence GTGATCAGTACCTCCATCCGCCTCCTGCAACTGGTTTCGCTGCTGTCCACCCGATCGACGTGGACCAGCCGCGAACTGGCCGAGCGGATGGCGATCACTGACCGCACGGTCCGGCGAGACATTGCCCGGCTGCGGGAACTCGGCTATGGCATCGAGTCCGACCCGGGGCCGTGGGGCGGCTACCGCCTCAGCGGCGGCACCCGGCTGCCGCCGCTGATCCTCGACGACGAGGAAGCCCTCGCCGTGGCCGTCGCACTGCGCGAGGCCGCGTTCAGCGGCGTGCTGGGCAGCGGCCAGGCCGCAATGTCGGCGCTGTTGAAACTCCGACAGGTTCTGCCGTCCCCTGTCGCGGGCCGGCTGGCCGATATGGACGCCACCTTCGTTCACGCTCCCCGGCCCGAAGGAGGTCAGATCTCGCCCGGCGTGCTGCTGGAACTGGCTCTCGCATGCCGCCGTGGCGAGCGCACCCGTCTGTCGTATCGCGACCATGCCGGAAACGACACGGTCCGGGACGTGGACCCCTACCGCCTGGTGCGCACCGGCCGCCGCTGGTACTTCGTCGCCCGAGACGTGAGCCGGGAACAGTGGCGGACGTTCCGAGCCGACCGAGTCGTGCGAGTGGAACTGACCGGACATGCCGTCGAGGTCGTCGACCCACCCGACGCCGCCCTCCTCGTCTCGCAAGGCATCGCCGGCGTCGTGTACCCGCTCTATGTGACGATCCGGCTGCCGCACCCCATGGACCAGGCGCTGCTCCTGGTGCCCCCGACGATCGGCACCCATCGCCCGGACGGCCCCGACGCCACCATCGTCGAGATCGGCGGCAACGACGCGGACAAGCTAGCCACCTACCTCCTCGGGCTGGGCACCACGCTCCAGGTCCTGTCACCCGACCGCGTGAGGGAGGCGCTTCTGCGCCGTACCCGAGACCTGTTCGAGGAGAACGTTGGTGGTCAGCCCCAGTAG
- a CDS encoding VOC family protein, with translation MSTETTSEPTIRVLSIDFDCPDPAELARFYGDALRLPVIYSSDDFILLGREGSPGLGFIRVADYRRPTWPDPAQGKQAHLELGVDDLDAAQARMLALGAVAPSFQPHPDQRRVLLDPAGHPFCISTQS, from the coding sequence ATGAGTACCGAGACCACCTCCGAGCCCACCATCAGGGTCCTGTCCATTGACTTCGACTGCCCGGACCCCGCTGAGCTGGCTCGCTTCTACGGCGACGCGCTCCGCCTGCCCGTGATCTATTCCAGCGACGACTTCATCCTGCTGGGTCGAGAGGGTTCGCCCGGACTGGGCTTCATCCGGGTGGCCGACTACCGACGTCCGACCTGGCCGGACCCCGCACAGGGCAAGCAGGCCCACCTCGAACTCGGCGTCGACGACCTGGATGCCGCCCAGGCTCGGATGCTGGCCCTGGGCGCCGTGGCGCCCTCGTTCCAACCACACCCCGATCAGCGGAGAGTCCTGCTGGACCCAGCAGGTCATCCGTTCTGCATCTCCACCCAGAGTTGA
- the hypE gene encoding hydrogenase expression/formation protein HypE — MTTVDPTTGTCPAPFPETERVLLGHGAGGRLSAELIAGVLVPALGSAADRGPLEDAALVRMDGTDLALSTDAYVVDPLFFPGGDIGALAVHGTVNDLAMRAAMPVALTLAYVVEEGLPLADLRRVTASAGAAAEAAGVPVVTGDTKVVGRGAADRLFVITAGLGRRLPGAAPSAAGARPGDAILLSGPLGCHGVTVLSTREGLGFEVDLASDTQPLHRLVGTMVAAGGDAVHALRDPTRGGLAASLNEIAVASGVGAEIDERALPVPEPVRAACEMLGLDPAYVANEGCLVAFVAPDRAEAVLTAMRARPEARDAVRIGTVVPDGPVVVRTAVGARRVLDMPLGEQLPRIC, encoded by the coding sequence ATGACCACCGTCGACCCCACGACCGGCACCTGCCCGGCACCGTTCCCCGAGACCGAGCGGGTCCTGCTCGGGCACGGCGCCGGCGGGCGGCTGTCCGCCGAGCTGATCGCCGGCGTGCTGGTGCCCGCGCTCGGCTCGGCCGCCGATCGCGGCCCCCTGGAGGACGCCGCGCTGGTGCGGATGGACGGCACCGATCTGGCCCTGAGCACCGACGCGTACGTCGTCGACCCGCTCTTCTTCCCCGGCGGCGACATCGGTGCGCTGGCCGTCCACGGGACCGTCAACGACCTGGCCATGCGCGCGGCGATGCCGGTCGCGCTGACCCTCGCGTACGTCGTCGAAGAGGGTCTGCCGCTGGCCGACCTGCGCCGGGTCACCGCCTCGGCCGGAGCGGCCGCGGAGGCCGCCGGCGTGCCGGTGGTCACCGGCGACACCAAGGTGGTCGGCCGGGGCGCCGCCGACCGCCTCTTCGTGATCACCGCCGGTCTGGGCCGCCGGCTGCCCGGCGCGGCCCCGTCGGCGGCCGGCGCCCGCCCCGGCGACGCGATCCTGCTCTCCGGCCCGCTCGGCTGCCACGGCGTCACCGTGCTCAGCACCCGCGAGGGCCTGGGCTTCGAGGTGGACCTGGCCTCCGACACCCAGCCCCTGCACCGGCTGGTCGGCACGATGGTGGCCGCCGGCGGGGACGCCGTGCACGCGCTGCGCGACCCGACCCGGGGCGGCCTGGCCGCGTCGCTGAACGAGATCGCGGTGGCCTCCGGAGTCGGCGCCGAGATCGACGAACGGGCGCTGCCGGTGCCGGAACCCGTCCGGGCGGCGTGCGAGATGCTCGGTCTCGACCCGGCCTATGTGGCCAACGAGGGCTGCCTGGTCGCGTTCGTGGCGCCGGACCGGGCGGAGGCCGTGCTCACCGCGATGCGGGCGCGGCCGGAGGCCCGCGACGCGGTCCGCATCGGCACGGTCGTCCCGGACGGGCCGGTGGTGGTCCGCACCGCGGTCGGCGCCCGGCGGGTGCTCGACATGCCGCTGGGCGAACAACTGCCGCGGATCTGCTGA
- the hypD gene encoding hydrogenase formation protein HypD, with the protein MRYLDEYRDPDLARTLLAELRRVTTRPWALMEVCGGQTHTLVRQGIDELLPGGIRMIHGPGCPVCVTPLEVLDRAMAIAQRPGVILTSFGDMLRVPGSHTDLLALRARGADVRVVYSPMDAVTLAKAYPDRQVVFLAVGFETTAPANAMAVRHAATLGLTNFSVLVSHVLVPPAMTAVLRAPTCQVQGFLAAGHVCAVMGWTEYEPIAAEFRVPIVVTGFEPLDLLEGILMAVRQLESGEHRVQNQYARAVRRDGNTAAQDAVRSVFRITDRAWRGIGAIPDSGLTLTDEYAAFDAGRRFDVGRIVVREHPECVAGDILTGDKVPTDCRAYGTACTPRTPLGAPMVSAEGTCAAYYSAGRRRPPDPEGQP; encoded by the coding sequence GTGAGGTACCTCGACGAATACCGCGACCCGGACCTGGCCCGGACGCTGCTCGCCGAGCTGCGCCGGGTCACCACCCGGCCGTGGGCGCTGATGGAGGTGTGCGGCGGGCAGACCCACACCCTCGTCCGGCAGGGCATCGACGAACTGCTGCCCGGCGGCATCCGGATGATCCACGGGCCGGGCTGCCCGGTCTGCGTCACCCCGCTCGAAGTCCTCGACCGGGCGATGGCGATCGCGCAGCGGCCCGGCGTGATCCTCACCAGCTTCGGCGACATGCTGCGGGTGCCCGGCTCGCACACCGACCTGCTGGCGCTGCGCGCCCGGGGCGCCGACGTCCGGGTCGTGTACTCGCCGATGGACGCGGTCACCCTGGCCAAGGCGTATCCGGACCGGCAGGTGGTGTTCCTCGCCGTCGGGTTCGAGACCACCGCCCCGGCCAACGCCATGGCCGTCCGGCACGCCGCCACCCTCGGACTGACCAACTTCAGTGTCCTGGTCAGCCACGTGCTGGTGCCGCCCGCTATGACCGCCGTGCTGCGCGCACCCACCTGCCAGGTCCAGGGCTTTCTCGCCGCCGGTCACGTCTGCGCGGTGATGGGCTGGACCGAGTACGAGCCGATCGCCGCGGAATTCCGGGTGCCGATCGTGGTCACCGGTTTCGAACCCCTCGACCTGCTCGAGGGCATCCTGATGGCGGTGCGCCAGCTGGAGAGCGGCGAGCACCGGGTGCAGAACCAGTACGCCCGGGCCGTCCGCCGCGATGGCAACACCGCGGCCCAGGACGCCGTGCGCAGCGTCTTCCGGATCACCGATCGGGCCTGGCGCGGGATCGGCGCCATCCCGGACAGCGGCCTCACCCTCACCGACGAGTACGCCGCGTTCGACGCCGGGCGCCGGTTCGACGTCGGCCGCATCGTGGTGCGCGAACACCCCGAGTGCGTGGCCGGCGACATCCTGACCGGCGACAAGGTCCCGACCGACTGCCGCGCCTACGGCACCGCCTGCACCCCGCGCACGCCGCTGGGCGCGCCGATGGTGTCGGCGGAGGGCACCTGCGCCGCCTACTACTCCGCCGGGCGCCGCCGCCCGCCCGACCCGGAAGGCCAGCCATGA
- a CDS encoding HypC/HybG/HupF family hydrogenase formation chaperone produces MCLGIPGRITGIEQQDGLRIGTVDFGGVRKQVCLDYTPQAGAGDYVIVHVGFAISVVDAAEAQRTLAVLRAMGDVLAQELGP; encoded by the coding sequence ATGTGCCTGGGCATCCCCGGCCGGATCACCGGGATCGAACAGCAGGACGGTCTGCGGATCGGCACCGTCGACTTCGGTGGCGTGCGCAAACAGGTCTGCCTGGACTACACCCCGCAGGCCGGCGCCGGGGACTACGTGATCGTGCATGTCGGCTTCGCGATCAGCGTCGTCGACGCCGCGGAGGCGCAGCGCACCCTCGCCGTGCTGCGCGCCATGGGCGATGTCCTGGCGCAGGAGCTCGGGCCGTGA
- the hypF gene encoding carbamoyltransferase HypF, which produces MTAVRAPQAWSVRVRGTVQGVGFRPFVHRVATGLRLDGEVRNVGGEVLIRVGGPEQAVARLIEALRAQAPAAARIGEITVTPDGAAPPPGFRVVASADTDLPQGFAGLPADLAICGDCLDELFSPADRRYRYPFINCTACGPRATIIDSLPYDRQRTAMAGFPLCPRCAAEYRDPADRRFHAEPVACPACGPRLTWRAGGRTATGEQALTVAAAAIAVGRIIAVKGLGGYQLVCDATNAAVVDRLRRRKLRPRKPFAVMVADLAAARALARVDPAAAAALGGPERPIVLLPARLGGALAPSVARGLDRIGLFLPTTALHHLLLHDLGRPLVVTSGNRADEPIAIDDAEAADRLAGIADGFLGHDRPIRARYDDSVVQVVAGSARLVRRARGYAPGALTLPVPARKPILAVGAQLKNTFALARAGQALIGPHGGDLADADSLAAFEATVAQLCRLHRCEPEVYAHDLHPDYLSTGYAQRMATPPRRVGVQHHHAHVVSCAAEHGVDGPFLGVAYDGLGFGDDGRFWGGELLLSTYTGFRRLGRFGTAPLPGGQAAVRRPARMALGYLYGGEFPVPPGPVPALLHRMPAAEQALIRRMIERGVHCPPASSAGRFLDAAASLLGVRDDAGYEGEAAILLEAAAHRAGGRPEPLPWRITRIGGLWVYDWSGTLGALLERGAAGESADDLAAAIHRTVIEVTVALCTRAAERTGVRTVCLSGGCLQNRILATGLSDALSAAGLTALLNRQVPAGDGGISYGQAVIAAARLAGDG; this is translated from the coding sequence ATGACCGCCGTGCGCGCACCACAGGCCTGGTCGGTGCGGGTCCGCGGCACCGTGCAGGGCGTCGGGTTCCGCCCGTTCGTGCACCGTGTGGCCACCGGTCTGCGCCTGGACGGAGAGGTCCGCAACGTCGGCGGTGAGGTGCTCATCCGAGTCGGCGGACCTGAGCAGGCGGTGGCCCGGCTGATCGAGGCGCTGCGCGCGCAAGCCCCGGCGGCCGCGCGGATCGGCGAGATCACCGTCACCCCCGACGGCGCCGCCCCGCCACCCGGGTTCCGGGTGGTGGCCAGCGCCGACACCGACCTGCCCCAGGGTTTCGCCGGGCTGCCCGCCGACCTCGCCATCTGCGGCGACTGCCTGGACGAGCTGTTCAGCCCGGCCGACCGGCGCTACCGGTACCCGTTCATCAACTGCACCGCCTGCGGACCGCGGGCGACCATCATCGACAGCCTTCCGTACGACCGGCAGCGCACCGCGATGGCCGGCTTCCCGCTCTGCCCGCGGTGCGCCGCCGAATACCGCGACCCGGCGGACCGGCGGTTCCATGCCGAACCGGTGGCCTGCCCGGCCTGCGGGCCGCGGCTCACCTGGCGGGCCGGTGGGCGCACCGCCACCGGCGAGCAGGCGCTGACCGTGGCGGCCGCCGCGATCGCGGTCGGCCGGATCATCGCGGTCAAGGGACTCGGCGGCTACCAGCTGGTGTGTGACGCCACCAACGCGGCCGTGGTCGATCGGCTGCGGCGGCGCAAGCTGCGGCCGCGCAAGCCGTTCGCGGTGATGGTCGCCGACCTGGCCGCCGCCCGGGCCCTGGCCCGGGTCGACCCGGCCGCGGCGGCTGCCCTGGGCGGCCCGGAGCGTCCGATCGTGCTGCTGCCGGCCCGGCTGGGTGGTGCGCTGGCTCCGTCGGTGGCGCGCGGCCTGGACCGGATCGGGCTGTTCCTGCCCACCACCGCGCTGCACCACCTGCTGCTCCATGACCTGGGTCGCCCACTCGTGGTGACCAGCGGCAACCGAGCCGATGAGCCGATCGCGATCGACGACGCCGAGGCGGCCGACCGGCTCGCCGGGATCGCCGACGGCTTCCTCGGCCACGACCGGCCGATCCGGGCCCGCTACGACGACTCGGTGGTGCAGGTCGTCGCGGGCTCCGCCCGGCTGGTCCGCCGGGCCCGTGGCTACGCTCCCGGCGCGCTGACCCTGCCGGTGCCGGCCCGCAAGCCGATCCTGGCCGTCGGGGCACAGCTCAAGAACACTTTCGCGCTGGCCCGGGCCGGCCAGGCGCTGATCGGCCCGCACGGCGGCGACCTGGCCGATGCCGACAGCCTGGCCGCGTTCGAGGCCACCGTGGCCCAGCTCTGCCGGCTGCACCGGTGTGAACCCGAGGTCTACGCCCACGATCTGCACCCCGACTACCTGTCCACCGGCTACGCCCAGCGGATGGCGACCCCGCCGCGACGGGTCGGGGTGCAGCACCACCATGCCCACGTCGTGTCGTGCGCCGCGGAGCACGGCGTGGACGGCCCGTTCCTCGGGGTCGCCTACGACGGGCTCGGGTTCGGCGACGACGGCCGGTTCTGGGGCGGAGAGTTGCTGTTGTCCACCTACACCGGCTTCCGGCGACTGGGCCGGTTCGGGACCGCGCCGTTGCCCGGCGGGCAGGCCGCGGTGCGCCGCCCGGCCCGGATGGCCCTCGGCTATCTGTACGGCGGCGAGTTCCCGGTGCCGCCCGGGCCGGTGCCGGCTCTGCTCCACCGGATGCCGGCGGCCGAGCAGGCCCTGATCCGCCGGATGATCGAGCGCGGGGTGCACTGTCCGCCCGCCTCCAGCGCCGGCCGGTTCCTCGACGCGGCGGCCAGTCTGCTCGGCGTCCGTGACGACGCCGGATATGAGGGCGAGGCGGCGATCCTGCTGGAGGCGGCGGCACATCGCGCCGGCGGCCGCCCGGAGCCGCTGCCGTGGCGGATCACCCGGATCGGCGGACTCTGGGTCTACGACTGGTCCGGAACCCTCGGCGCCCTGCTGGAACGCGGTGCTGCGGGGGAGTCCGCCGACGATCTGGCGGCGGCGATCCACCGTACCGTGATCGAGGTGACCGTGGCACTCTGCACCCGGGCCGCCGAGCGGACCGGAGTGCGGACCGTCTGCCTCTCCGGCGGCTGCCTGCAGAACCGCATCCTGGCGACCGGCCTGTCGGACGCGCTGAGCGCGGCGGGGCTGACCGCTTTGCTCAACCGCCAGGTGCCGGCCGGCGATGGTGGGATCAGTTACGGCCAGGCGGTGATCGCCGCGGCCCGGCTCGCCGGGGACGGCTGA
- a CDS encoding hydrogenase maturation protease, protein MVARRVVIGIGNEYRRDDGFGPWVVAELAARRADDPRLDGVDLRVSDGEPSRMLQAWSGADLAVLVDVAAGDRTGWCEVSLPEDAGPGGPVASGHAIGLGDTIRLARVLDRLPRRLVALVAYGREFGFGPGLSAPVAATIRPVTERICELVAAS, encoded by the coding sequence ATGGTGGCGCGCAGGGTGGTCATCGGCATCGGCAACGAGTACCGGCGCGACGACGGATTCGGCCCCTGGGTGGTGGCCGAGCTGGCCGCCCGCCGCGCCGATGATCCCCGGTTGGACGGGGTCGACTTGCGGGTCAGCGACGGGGAACCCAGCCGGATGTTGCAGGCGTGGTCCGGAGCCGACCTCGCCGTGCTGGTGGATGTCGCCGCCGGCGACCGCACCGGGTGGTGCGAGGTGTCGCTGCCCGAGGACGCCGGGCCGGGCGGACCGGTCGCCTCCGGGCACGCCATCGGGCTGGGCGACACGATCCGGCTGGCCCGGGTGCTGGACCGGCTCCCGCGCCGGCTGGTCGCGCTGGTCGCCTACGGTCGTGAGTTCGGCTTCGGACCCGGTCTCAGCGCCCCGGTCGCCGCCACCATCCGGCCGGTCACCGAGCGGATCTGCGAGCTGGTGGCCGCGTCATGA
- a CDS encoding Ni/Fe hydrogenase subunit alpha yields the protein MTHRYERVIDVRALARVEGEGAMHVRVRDGAVEDVRLEIYEPPRFFEAFLRGRQHTEPPDITARICGICPVAYQMSACAAIEDACRVTVPASIAALRRLIYCGEWIESHTLHIYLLHAPDFLGYGSALALAKDRRDLVERGLALKQAGNDLIELVGGRAIHPINVRVGGFYRVPAPGDLAPLRERLRVALDQALDTVRWVAGFDFPDFHHDHEMLSLCTPGTYPIETGFVTTTGGLCFDVRQFEQHIVEEQVPHSTALHARLAGRGRYLTGPAARFTLNQHWLTPLAREAATAAGLGEDCRNPYRSIVVRAVETVYAVEEAIRLIDAYEPPPAPAAVVPARPGTGRGATEAPRGTLFHRYDLDPDGRITAARIVPPTSQNQAAIEDDLARFVAGRLDLDNERLTAQCEQAIRNYDPCISCATHFLDLHVERA from the coding sequence ATGACGCACCGCTACGAACGGGTGATCGACGTGCGGGCGCTGGCCCGGGTCGAGGGTGAGGGCGCCATGCACGTGCGGGTCCGCGACGGGGCGGTCGAGGACGTCCGGCTGGAGATCTACGAGCCGCCGCGTTTCTTCGAGGCATTCCTGCGCGGCCGGCAGCACACCGAGCCCCCGGACATCACCGCCCGGATCTGCGGCATCTGCCCGGTGGCGTACCAGATGAGCGCCTGCGCCGCGATCGAGGACGCCTGCCGGGTCACCGTGCCAGCCAGCATCGCCGCGCTGCGGCGGCTGATCTACTGCGGCGAGTGGATCGAGAGCCACACCCTGCACATCTACCTGTTGCACGCGCCCGACTTCCTCGGCTACGGCAGCGCCCTCGCGCTCGCCAAGGACCGGCGTGACCTCGTCGAGCGCGGCCTGGCGCTGAAGCAGGCCGGCAACGATCTGATCGAGCTGGTCGGCGGCCGGGCCATCCACCCGATCAACGTCCGGGTCGGGGGCTTCTACCGGGTGCCGGCGCCGGGCGACCTGGCTCCGCTGCGCGAGCGGCTGCGGGTCGCTCTGGACCAGGCCCTCGACACCGTGCGCTGGGTGGCCGGCTTCGACTTCCCGGACTTCCACCACGACCACGAGATGCTCTCGCTGTGCACCCCCGGGACATACCCGATCGAAACCGGATTCGTCACCACGACCGGCGGCCTCTGCTTCGACGTCCGGCAGTTCGAGCAGCACATCGTCGAGGAACAGGTGCCGCACTCCACGGCGCTGCACGCCCGTCTCGCCGGCCGCGGCCGGTACCTGACCGGCCCGGCCGCCCGCTTCACCCTCAACCAGCACTGGCTGACCCCGCTGGCCCGCGAGGCGGCGACCGCGGCCGGGCTCGGCGAGGACTGCCGCAACCCGTACCGCAGCATCGTGGTCCGGGCCGTCGAGACGGTGTACGCGGTCGAGGAGGCGATCCGCCTGATCGACGCCTACGAGCCGCCGCCGGCTCCGGCAGCCGTGGTGCCGGCCCGGCCCGGCACCGGCCGTGGCGCCACCGAGGCACCACGAGGCACCCTGTTCCACCGGTACGACCTCGACCCGGACGGCCGGATCACCGCGGCCCGCATCGTGCCACCGACCTCGCAGAACCAGGCCGCCATCGAGGACGACCTGGCCCGCTTCGTCGCCGGCCGGCTCGACCTGGACAACGAGCGGCTGACCGCCCAGTGCGAGCAGGCGATCCGCAACTACGACCCGTGCATCTCCTGCGCGACCCACTTCCTGGACCTGCACGTGGAACGGGCCTGA
- a CDS encoding NADH-quinone oxidoreductase subunit B family protein — MDTPTLAVWKFASCDGCQLSLLDCEDDLLAVAGRVRIAHFLEASSDVLPGPYDISLVEGSITTPGDAERIRQVRAESRLLITIGACATAGGIQALRNQADITEYARAVYARPEYLRTLATSTPIAAHVDVDYELHGCPIDRRQLVETISALLAGRRPALPAHSVCFECKRRNTVCVVVARGEPCLGPVTRAGCGALCPAFGRGCFGCFGPAETPNAPAEAALLRATGMSDDDIRRIHRTFTVAAFEEAAPS; from the coding sequence ATGGACACGCCGACCCTCGCCGTGTGGAAGTTCGCCTCCTGCGACGGCTGCCAGCTCAGTCTGCTCGACTGCGAGGACGACCTGCTCGCCGTCGCCGGCCGGGTCCGGATCGCGCACTTCCTGGAGGCGTCCAGCGACGTGTTGCCCGGCCCCTATGACATCTCGCTGGTCGAAGGGTCGATCACCACGCCCGGCGACGCCGAGCGGATCCGGCAGGTCCGCGCGGAGTCCCGCCTCCTGATCACCATCGGCGCCTGCGCCACCGCCGGCGGCATCCAGGCCCTGCGCAACCAGGCCGACATCACCGAGTACGCCCGGGCGGTCTACGCCCGGCCCGAATACCTGCGGACGCTGGCCACCTCGACCCCGATCGCCGCGCACGTCGACGTCGACTACGAGCTGCACGGCTGCCCGATCGACCGGCGGCAGCTCGTCGAGACGATCAGCGCGCTGCTGGCCGGCCGGCGGCCCGCCCTGCCCGCGCACAGCGTCTGCTTCGAATGCAAACGACGCAACACCGTCTGCGTGGTGGTGGCCCGTGGCGAGCCCTGCCTGGGGCCGGTGACCCGAGCCGGGTGCGGAGCGCTCTGCCCGGCCTTCGGGCGCGGCTGCTTCGGCTGCTTCGGCCCCGCCGAGACGCCGAACGCCCCGGCCGAGGCGGCCCTGCTGCGCGCCACCGGCATGTCGGACGACGACATCCGGCGGATCCACCGCACCTTCACCGTCGCGGCTTTCGAGGAGGCGGCACCGTCATGA